Below is a genomic region from Fusobacterium canifelinum.
CTTATGATGGATATATAGATAAAAAAATTGTTGAAGTAGGAACTGTTGTTCCAGAAGGAGGTCCTGTAATTTCTTTTATATCTAATGAAATAACAGATATTTCTGTAAATGCTTCATTAAAAGATGTTGAAAATATAAGAAATGCAAAGACTATAATTTTTAAAGACAATTCATCAGAAAAAGTATATTCTCTTGAAATTAAAAACATTGCTCAAAATCCTGATTCTATCAACTTAACTTATCCAGTTACATTTACTTTTTCTGGCCTTAGTAAAGATGAAAAATTTTTATCTGGACAAACAGGTACTGTGACTATATCTGTTAAAAACAATGGAAATCAAGAAATTTTAATTCCATTAGATGCACTTTTTGAAGACAATGGTTCAAATGTTTTTCTATTTAAAAATGGAGTAGCTGTAAAAACAGCAGTAGAAATAGGCGAATTAAGGGAAACTGATAAAATAAGTATAGTTAAAGGATTAAAAAATGGTGATAAAGTTATAGTTGCAGGAGTAAGTAAATTAGTAGATGGAGAAAAAGTAAAACTTTTAGGAGGAACTAAATGAAAATTATAGAATACTCCATAAAAAATAAGATAGTTGTTGTCTTTGCAACATTGATTTTAACTGTTGCTGGAATATTTGCATACTTTAAACTTGGAAAACTTGAAGATCCAGAATTTAAAGTTAAAGAAGCAATAGTTGTTACTTTATATCCAGGTGCTTCTCCTGAAAGTGTCGAACAGGAAGTTACAGATAAAATAGAAATTGCACTTAGGAAAATTCCTAATGCGGATGTTGATAGTGTCTCAAAAGCTGGTTATTCAGAAGTCCACATAAAAATAGACGAAAGTACTCCAAGTGAAGAAGTAGACCAACAATGGGATATAGTTAGAAAAAAAGTCACTGATGTAAAAACAAGTCTACCTTTAGGAGCATTACCTCCTGTAATTCTTGATGACTATGGAGATGTCTATGGAATGTTTTTTGCAATAACAAGTGAAGGATTTTCTCGAGATGAACTTTATGATTATGTAAAAGACATCAGAAAAGAATTAGAAAAAACACCAGGAGTAGCCAAAACAAACTTGTTTGGAAATAGAGATGCTATTATAGAAGTATTAGTGGATAAAAATAAATTGGCCAATCTTGGAATAAATGAAAAAATGATAACTTTAGCATTTACAAGTCAAAATATACCTGCTTATGCTAATTCAGTATTGCATGGAGATAAAAATATTAGATTTGATATAGATCAAAGTTTTGAATCAATAGAAGATATAGAAAATTTAGTTATATACTCAGCTCCACCAATACTCAATATTCAAAAACCAACAACAGTATTATTGAAAGATATTGCTGAAGTTAGAAGAACAGAAGTTAAACCTTACACTACAAAGATGAGATACAATGGTAAGGAAGCCATTGGACTTATGTTATCACCTGTTACTGGAACAAATGTAGTTGAAACAGGAAAAGAAATAAATAAAAAAATTGAACTTCTTAAACAAGATTTACCTTATGGAATTGAAATAGAGAAGGTTTATTATCAACCTGAAC
It encodes:
- a CDS encoding efflux RND transporter periplasmic adaptor subunit, with translation MKTKYILLFLIIFIFTACKKDAEEEIIRPVKIQEIDSIQNKNFNIDFPAQISPTQKTILSFKYAGKIKSINFESGDFVKKGQVIATMDNKDYMVNLEAFSKKYEAAKAVAQNAEVQFSRAEKLYKGGALAKKDYDNALMQKNVAISTFKEASAGLENARNTLNDTKITAPYDGYIDKKIVEVGTVVPEGGPVISFISNEITDISVNASLKDVENIRNAKTIIFKDNSSEKVYSLEIKNIAQNPDSINLTYPVTFTFSGLSKDEKFLSGQTGTVTISVKNNGNQEILIPLDALFEDNGSNVFLFKNGVAVKTAVEIGELRETDKISIVKGLKNGDKVIVAGVSKLVDGEKVKLLGGTK